AATCATAAAAGAGTAATACAGTTATTAATAATGTGAATTTATTTGAGAATCTTTATTATTAAATAATTATTGTATTCCGTATAAATTTCAAATCAATCAAAATTTTGTAGATATAAACAATATAAATCTACTTTTATTATATGTTAAAATATATTTTAAGATAAAACTAAAATAACTAACAATATTCTTGAAAAAATATATTGTTGAAATAAACGAAATATTTAAAAGTATGTATGCAAGATAATATTATTAGGGAAAGATATGAGTTCTCTTAAGATATATAAGGAGTTGGATTTGACAAGCTCATCTTGTGCAGGCCCTATAGGTGAGCTATCTAGCGTTGTTGATGAGTTGAGGGAAGGTGAGGCTGTTAAGGTGATTTTAGGTGATGAGGCTACTAAGAAGGATATAACATTATGGGTTAAGAAGAGGGGTTTAAAGCTAATACAAGAGTCTCAAGAGGGAAACAAATACATACTATTGATAGGAAAATAGGTGGGTAAATTATGCCTAAAAGAATTATAGTTGCAGGAGGAAATATAGGAGGTACGATAATAGCTAATAGATTGGTTCAGAAATTAGAAAGTGAAATAAATAAGGGTGAAGTGGAAGTAGTAGTTTTAAATAAATCTGACGAACACGTATACTTACCAGGTCAATTATTGGTGGCATTTGGTTTAGAAGTACCAGGAGAGTTAATAAGAAAAGAACGCGAATTATTAGACCATAGGGTTAAATTCTTACATGGAGATAAGGGTACAATAACTAAGATAGACGTAGCTAATCATAGTATTCATACCGCAGACGGAGCAGTTCATAATTACGACTATTTAGTGATTACTACTGGAGTGGAGTATACATGGGACGAAATACCAGGTTATAGGGCAGCGGCACATACTCCTTATGAGTTTGATGCCGCATTAAAGATGAGAGAAGCTTTAGAGAAATTCCAAGGAGGTACGATAGTAGTTAATACTGCTAGATTGCCTCATAGGTGTCCCGTAGCACCATTAGAGATTACATTAATTTTAGACGATTATCTGAGAAAGAGGGGGATTAGGGATAAGACTAAAATAATATATACTTATCCGGTTCAAGGAGTTTTCGGAAGACCTATAACAAATAAATTCATGTTACAGATATTTGAGCAGAGGGGCATAGAGGTTCATTCTCCATTTACAGTAAAAAGTGTTGATCCCAATGAAAAAGTTATAGAATCGCAAGAAGGGGAGAAACTCAAATTCGATATGCTAATAGGCGTTCCTCCAAACATGGGAGCTAAGGTTATTGAAGATTCCGGAATAGGAGATAGAAGAAGATGGGTACCTACAGATAAATTCACTTTAAGAATGAAGGATCAGTCAAACGTATATGTAATGGGAGATGCTACTGATTTACCAGTATCTAAGGCAGGATCTACTGCTGATTTCGAATCTTATGTAGTAGCTCATAATATAGCTAATGACATAAAGGGTAATTTAGGTGTTAAGAATTACGGGGGAGATGTTTTATGTTATATAGCAACTGGTACGGATCAGGCTACATATATTAGATTTAGCTATACTATGAACGAAAGTCCGCCACCACCTTCATATATACACTGGTGGGGAAAGATAATGTATAATAAAATGTACTGGACAGTTACTGCTAAGGCAGTGGTGTAAATGAAAACTGGTATAATAGTGGGCTCTAATGAGAGGTCTAGGTTAACATACGCGGCAATGACTTCCGTAATAATATCATCTATGGGAGATGAAGTTTACGTTTTTTTAACAATGGATGCAGTAAAGGCGTTTACTAAGAATCCTGAAGTTAAGAATGAGGATGTATCTTCAAAAACAATGGTAGAGAAGAAGGAAGAGGATTACATGAGCCTATTTAGAAAGGCTAAGAAGAGCGGGAAAGTTAAAATCTACGCTTGTTCTTATGCAAGTAAGTTATTTAATTACACTAAAGACGATTACGTAGATTTAGTAGACGAGATAGCAGGAATAACTTCTTTTAGTATGGAAGTCGAAGGAGGGCAAATAATTTCAGTGTGGTAATTATGCAGACAATTAACTTAGAGAAATTAGCATCTAAAATAGATGAGAAGAAAATAGAAGAATTAGCAGAACTTATAGATCTAACACCAGCACTTAATGAAGTTTTAAAGAAAGTAAATGAGCTTAAAGAGACTGGTGGTCTGGATGCCATAGTGAATTCGGCTTATGTTGCTAAGACTTTGCGTGATATGTTGAATGATGAGGCAATACAGAACCTAGGAGGAATATTATCTTCGTTACTAGAGTTCGGTAAGGCTTTATCTAAGAGGGAAATTTTTGAAAATACTATGAGTATAATTAATAATATTGATGTATTATCAGATGTTACTAACAAGTTAAAATTTATGAGGGATGACGGTACTTTAGACGTTTTAATAAATATGTCATATTCCATTAGGACTTTGCGTGATATGTTAAACGATGACGCCATACAGGCATTAGGTAGCGTTCTTTCAAGCTCATTGGAGTTATTGAAATTTGCGTCACAAAATTCTGAAGCAATTAAAACTATATTAGATAAATCAGCTGTAATTAGCGAACTTTTAACGAGATTAGATAACATGAGAGCGGATGGTACTCTAGACGTTCTCATGAATTCGGCTTATGTTGCTAAGACTTTGCGTGATATGTTGAATGATGAGGCAATACAGAACCTAGGAAAGTATATTTCAAATCTTTTAGAAATTATGAAGGAAATGGATGACGAGACGATACACTCAATAAAGACCACTATGAAAAAGTTGAAAACTGTAAATAATATATTAGCAAAAGTTGAAGAATTAGATGCTAATGGTGCGTTGAATGTTGTAATTGATTTAGCTTATGTTGCTAAGACTTTGCGTGATATGTTGAATGATGACGCCATTACGCATTTATCCGGATATTTGTCACAATTCTTAGAAGTTTATCCGAAGGCTATGGATTTCTTTAATATTACTTTTAGTGAAATTCCGTTTAAGATGATAAGGGCTATAACTTCAGATGAAGTTAAAAAGTCGCTGGAATCTCCTCCTCAGGTATCATTAGGGGGGATCATTAGATTATTATCTGATCCAGAAATACAGAGAGGACTTGGTGTAATATTTACTATAATAAGGGCTATAGGAAAGGAATTTACTACTAAGTAGATTTTTTTCCTAATTTTCCTAACTGTATTGATCACAAAATATTTAAGAATAGAGTGGAATTAAGGCTTATGCGAATTGCTGTAACGTATGATAAGTCACAAGAATTAAAGCCATTAGATGAGGCTGAAATAATAGGCGTAATAGACGAGGAAAAGAAAGAAGTCGAACAATATGAAAATCCAGGAGTAGGAAGTAAAGAGGCGACAATGTCGGTGATCTTAGACTTAAATACAGATGCCATAATAGTGAGGCCTAAGTTCTTATGCCCTGGTTCTTATATGATGTCCTATGGTAAGCTTAGATACATTCCAACAAGCTATAGAACATTAAAGGAGGTATTAGAACATTTAGAGGAGATAAAGAAGAATATAAAGGAGGAGTTAGACGAGGAGATGTATGCTGAAGAAATGGAGGAGTTTTAATCATTAAATAATTTATAGCACTCATCTATTTCTAATATAGAATACATTCTTTCTCTTGCGTCATCTAAGCAAGGTAAGGTTTTTATTAATCCCTTTTCCCTAAGAATTTTTAATGCATAACGTAAAGTCCTGGTTGGTAATTTTGTTTGCTCTTGTAACTCCTTAAATCTCACTACCTTCTTTTCTATAAGTACTTTTAATACAAGTTTTGCGGAGGGCGGAAGTTTTTCCATCATCTTTATCTTTTCCTTTTTATTTCTTAAGACTTTCGTTAGGTGCAAAAATGATTTTATTTTAACAATTTCTTTAATAATTTATACCATAACATACCGTTCTCATCCATTCCCTTACTTATCTCATAGCCCATTCTAATCCATAATTCCATTCCTCCAAGCATATTGTAAACTTTTAATCCATCAAATAAATAATGTTTATTATAAATTAACCAAGTTGATCTATTTGCGTGTTCGCAAACTATGGCGACAGAATTGGCATTTAATAATGGGAATAGTTCTTCAAAATAATCTAACGGTAATAAGATTGCCCCTGGTATATGATGTTCCTCGTATTCCCAGGGTTGTCTAATATCTACTACTGTAATTGAATTAGTTTTAATTAGTTTTCTAATAATGGATGGTGGTACACTTTGAATGTTGTGAAAATAAGGAGACCTTCTCTCTGTTACTTGCATCGCATTTTAAACTCTTAAGAGAAGAATTTAAACATGTCGAAATTTTAGATTTTAGAAACCAATTTTATTTTCAATGAAATTTACATAAAATGCCTAAAACTCTATGTTAGCTAACTTTTTATTTTCTTAAAAGAATATGCTAACTTGATGGCTATTGACAACCTAATTGATAAATTCAGAGCAAATTTAGACAAGTATAAGAAAATGGGTCTCAATCCGTTATCATTAGCTACTGGATGTGCTGTAAAAGTAGATTTAATAGACACAGTATATCCTGCAATACAGAAAATAAGAGGGGAATTGATAAGAAGAAATATAGAGATATTGCCTAGAGAAGACGCTGATATCTTTGTAACTAGGGAAAAAATGGAAATGAAAAGGATAATCAATGGTGGGGAATTTGACGCAGATAGGGCTGTAAGTCTAATTCAAGTCAATCAGGAGACTGCAGGAGATCCAAATAAATTCGCCGAATTTTTATTAAAAACATATACGTCAATAAAGACTTCAAGGAAGCTAACTATTGGAAAGGGTCATTCTATTGTTACAACTAATCCTAAAGGTGAGGTTGCTGTATTAGATCTGTTCAGGCTTGAAGGAGGAAAGGAAAATTCATATACAGTAGCAAATAACGACACAATACAAATAGTAGATCCGTTAGATGACCCAGGGTCACAAATGCAAGTCGACGTAGCCATCTCAAATTCTTTAAATGATCTCTTCACAAAAGGAGTATTCCAAGATCTTAAAATGATCCCAGTTGCAGATGCTCCAGTTAATGAATTAAAACAGCAACTGTTAAGAAATTTTGAAAACTATTCGAGAACTTACTCTATAGAGTTATTAAACGATGTACAACCTAACTCTAAAACGCTTATGATAGGTGCAACTGTGATAGGTAAGTCGGATCACGAGTTACCTACATTTTATAATAAAGTTAATGAAAACATGGAAATATTAGTTACTAGACCAGTAGGTGAGCTAACTCCAATTAATGTCTATATGTGGATGTTAACGGTTCCAGAGTTAATAGAAGATATGGAAGCTAGGGGTATCACCATACAAAGAGTTGAGGAAGCTAAAAAGAGGGCCCTAAACTATATGAGATCTCCAAATATAGAGGTGGCTAAAATCATTTATGAATATTTACCACCATTTGGTGGTGCATTTAATGAGGAATCTCATATAGCTATGACTACAGATGTAACTGGTCCTGGTATATTTGTGATTAAAGAGTTTGCTGAGAAAGCCCAAGTTGATATAGAGCTTTTCGAGATTCCAGTCATAGATAAGGAAATACATGAATTTGCTACAGAGAATTTCATTATTCCAAACTCTACTGCTGGAACGAATGGTGCTATTGTTATTTTCGCTCATAAAAAGGTTATTAATGAAATTTATGATGAGTTAAAGAAAAAAGGACAAGAGCCTTACATTATAGGTAAGGTTATAGGTAAGGGAAATGGTACTGTAATAGCTCCTTCTACAATTACTAAATATATCCATAGGAATAACGTGTTAAGACAATTTAAGATAAAATGAAATATTTCTTTTATGAAATATTTCTATATAGAATTATTACTCCTTTTAAGTCATGTTAATAAAAAATGTTTAATTAGTTACTTTTACGTAACTCTTCATTGTTTAACAATGCAAGAAGTATCAACAAAATTTTTTATAATATATGGATTTTAGCTAAATATTTTTTAATACGATAAAATAAATAGTTAAACATCTATTATATTTTGTGTACCCACCAGATTTTAGTTACGTTAGAGTTACTACTGTGGAAGAAGCGACTAAGTTCTTAGAATCTCATGATGATGCTAGACCAATAGCTGGAGGGCAGAGTTTAATACCCATGCTTAAGTTGCGAGTGATATCTCCAAGTTATATAGTAGATCTTAATCCAATAAACACGTTAAGCTATATAAGTAGTAGTTATAGTTCTACAAGGATTGGCGCACTGACACGTTATTACGAGATATTGAAAAGTGATTTAGTTAAAATAAATGTTCCTTTATTATACCAAGCAGTAAAAGTAGTAGGTGATATGCAAGTTAGAAATCTCGGTACAATTGGAGGAAGTACTGCTAATGCCGATCCTTCAGCTGACATACCAACAGTATTAACAGCATTAAATGCAGATATTATATTAACTTCATCCTCTGGTAGTAGATCAGTAAAAGCCTTAGATTTCTTTAAAGGTGCTTTTACTACTGATATAAAAAAGGGTGAAATAATAAGTGAAATTGTATTACCAAACTTAGAGGGATATAGAACATTTTACAAAAAAGTTGTGAGAAGAGCTGGTGATTTTGCCCTGGTTTCCTTGGCCTTTGCAATAAAATTGAGGGGTAATGAAATAGAAGATATAAGATTAGCTTATGGAGGAGTTGGAGATAAGCCCTTTAGAGCCTTAGAGGTTGAAAAGAACGTTATAGGAAGGAGATTAAATAATGAACTCGTAGAAGAGATCGTAAGTAAGGTTTCTAACCAGGTAAATCCCCCCTCAGATACAAGGGGGAGCTCCTGGTACAGAAGGGAAGTTATGAAAATTATAACTCGTAATACTCTAAAGGAGGTGATGGGTTAAATGTTAATTGTAAATAAGGGTGAAAAGGTAAAAGTTAAGGTAAAGGTAAACGGTATATGGTATGAAAGATATGTAAGCCCTAGGATGCTATTAGTTGATTTCATAAGAGACGAGTTAGGGCTTACTGGAACTAAAGTAGGTTGTGATACTACTACTTGTGGGGCATGTACTGTATTACTAAACGGAAGATCTGTGAAATCGTGCACGATTTTCGCAGTACAAGCTGATGGGGCAGAAATTACAACTATTGAAGGTTTATCTGTAGATTCTAAACTTCATCCAATACAAGAGGCATTTAAAGATAATTTCGCTTTACAATGCGGATTTTGCACGCCAGGAATGATAATGCAATCCTATTTCTTATTAAAGGAAAATCCAAATCCTACAGAAGAAGAAGTAAGGGATGGTCTTCACGGAAATATATGTAGATGTACTGGATATCAAAATATTATTAAAGCTGTTTTAGATGCCTCCAGGAGGTTGAGAGCATGAGCTATGTAGGAAAACCAGTAAAAAGATTATATGATGACAAATTTGTTACAGGTAAAAGTACTTATGTTGACGACATAAGAATGCCAGCACTTTATGCCGGATTCGTGAGAAGTACGTATCCTCATGCATATATTAAGAGAATTGATGTAAGTGATGCATTAAAGGTTAACGGTATCGTTGCAGTATTTACTTCAAAAGAGATAAACCCATTATTAAAGGGTGGAATAAGACCCTGGCCTACTTATATTGACCTCAAATCATTCAGATACATAGAGAGAAAGGCATTTCCAGAAAATAAGGTCAAATACATAGGAGAACCGGTTGCAATTGTCATAGGGCAAGATAAGTATAGTGTTAGAGATGCGATAGATAAAGTAGTAGTAGATTATGAACCTTTAAAACCAGTAACGAGTATGGAAGAGGCTGAGAAAGATCAAATTATAGTTCACGATGAATTAAAAACTAATATATCTTACAAAATACCGTTTAAAGCAGGAGAAATAGATAAGGCATTTAATGAGGCAGATAAAATCGTTAAAGTCGAAGCTATAAACGAAAGACTCATACCAAACCCCATGGAACCCAGAGGGATAATAGCCAGATATGAGGGAGGAACTTTATCCATTTGGTATTCCACACAAGTT
The genomic region above belongs to Saccharolobus caldissimus and contains:
- a CDS encoding sulfurtransferase TusA family protein encodes the protein MSSLKIYKELDLTSSSCAGPIGELSSVVDELREGEAVKVILGDEATKKDITLWVKKRGLKLIQESQEGNKYILLIGK
- a CDS encoding NAD(P)/FAD-dependent oxidoreductase, producing MPKRIIVAGGNIGGTIIANRLVQKLESEINKGEVEVVVLNKSDEHVYLPGQLLVAFGLEVPGELIRKERELLDHRVKFLHGDKGTITKIDVANHSIHTADGAVHNYDYLVITTGVEYTWDEIPGYRAAAHTPYEFDAALKMREALEKFQGGTIVVNTARLPHRCPVAPLEITLILDDYLRKRGIRDKTKIIYTYPVQGVFGRPITNKFMLQIFEQRGIEVHSPFTVKSVDPNEKVIESQEGEKLKFDMLIGVPPNMGAKVIEDSGIGDRRRWVPTDKFTLRMKDQSNVYVMGDATDLPVSKAGSTADFESYVVAHNIANDIKGNLGVKNYGGDVLCYIATGTDQATYIRFSYTMNESPPPPSYIHWWGKIMYNKMYWTVTAKAVV
- a CDS encoding DsrE family protein; translation: MKTGIIVGSNERSRLTYAAMTSVIISSMGDEVYVFLTMDAVKAFTKNPEVKNEDVSSKTMVEKKEEDYMSLFRKAKKSGKVKIYACSYASKLFNYTKDDYVDLVDEIAGITSFSMEVEGGQIISVW
- a CDS encoding DUF1641 domain-containing protein: MQTINLEKLASKIDEKKIEELAELIDLTPALNEVLKKVNELKETGGLDAIVNSAYVAKTLRDMLNDEAIQNLGGILSSLLEFGKALSKREIFENTMSIINNIDVLSDVTNKLKFMRDDGTLDVLINMSYSIRTLRDMLNDDAIQALGSVLSSSLELLKFASQNSEAIKTILDKSAVISELLTRLDNMRADGTLDVLMNSAYVAKTLRDMLNDEAIQNLGKYISNLLEIMKEMDDETIHSIKTTMKKLKTVNNILAKVEELDANGALNVVIDLAYVAKTLRDMLNDDAITHLSGYLSQFLEVYPKAMDFFNITFSEIPFKMIRAITSDEVKKSLESPPQVSLGGIIRLLSDPEIQRGLGVIFTIIRAIGKEFTTK
- a CDS encoding MarR family transcriptional regulator, with protein sequence MEKLPPSAKLVLKVLIEKKVVRFKELQEQTKLPTRTLRYALKILREKGLIKTLPCLDDARERMYSILEIDECYKLFND
- a CDS encoding rhodanese-like domain-containing protein: MQVTERRSPYFHNIQSVPPSIIRKLIKTNSITVVDIRQPWEYEEHHIPGAILLPLDYFEELFPLLNANSVAIVCEHANRSTWLIYNKHYLFDGLKVYNMLGGMELWIRMGYEISKGMDENGMLWYKLLKKLLK
- a CDS encoding SelD-related putative sulfur metabolism protein; the protein is MAIDNLIDKFRANLDKYKKMGLNPLSLATGCAVKVDLIDTVYPAIQKIRGELIRRNIEILPREDADIFVTREKMEMKRIINGGEFDADRAVSLIQVNQETAGDPNKFAEFLLKTYTSIKTSRKLTIGKGHSIVTTNPKGEVAVLDLFRLEGGKENSYTVANNDTIQIVDPLDDPGSQMQVDVAISNSLNDLFTKGVFQDLKMIPVADAPVNELKQQLLRNFENYSRTYSIELLNDVQPNSKTLMIGATVIGKSDHELPTFYNKVNENMEILVTRPVGELTPINVYMWMLTVPELIEDMEARGITIQRVEEAKKRALNYMRSPNIEVAKIIYEYLPPFGGAFNEESHIAMTTDVTGPGIFVIKEFAEKAQVDIELFEIPVIDKEIHEFATENFIIPNSTAGTNGAIVIFAHKKVINEIYDELKKKGQEPYIIGKVIGKGNGTVIAPSTITKYIHRNNVLRQFKIK
- the cutB gene encoding glyceraldehyde dehydrogenase subunit beta codes for the protein MYPPDFSYVRVTTVEEATKFLESHDDARPIAGGQSLIPMLKLRVISPSYIVDLNPINTLSYISSSYSSTRIGALTRYYEILKSDLVKINVPLLYQAVKVVGDMQVRNLGTIGGSTANADPSADIPTVLTALNADIILTSSSGSRSVKALDFFKGAFTTDIKKGEIISEIVLPNLEGYRTFYKKVVRRAGDFALVSLAFAIKLRGNEIEDIRLAYGGVGDKPFRALEVEKNVIGRRLNNELVEEIVSKVSNQVNPPSDTRGSSWYRREVMKIITRNTLKEVMG
- the cutC gene encoding glyceraldehyde dehydrogenase subunit gamma; the protein is MLIVNKGEKVKVKVKVNGIWYERYVSPRMLLVDFIRDELGLTGTKVGCDTTTCGACTVLLNGRSVKSCTIFAVQADGAEITTIEGLSVDSKLHPIQEAFKDNFALQCGFCTPGMIMQSYFLLKENPNPTEEEVRDGLHGNICRCTGYQNIIKAVLDASRRLRA